Proteins co-encoded in one Garra rufa chromosome 7, GarRuf1.0, whole genome shotgun sequence genomic window:
- the ccnt2b gene encoding cyclin-T2b, giving the protein MHRFYMLNSFTKFHRNIISPTTLFLAAKVEEQPRKLEHVIKVAHACLNPQDPPLDTKSNAYLQQAQELVLLETIVLQTLGFEITIDHPHTDVVRCSQLVRASKDLAQTSYFMATNSLHLTTFCLQHKPTVVACVCIHLACKWSNWEIPVSSDGKHWWEYVDRAVTLQLLDDLTHEFLQILEKTPSRLKRIRNWRANQAAKKPKLDNQSLDGSFQASLSQDTSLMGSMCDLRGVYSEPSTSFPLDGASMSLNGLSNLQSSAFSFPAPISQSADAFLALQGAPVSKHGHAPATLAPQKLTLEKYREKHAAELEQRRRHEEDETDHHRKHGHLSSEPSTSIRVKYSQQQVPERSLKSGSLKRRHPSSSENGSASQEELKMKIKVSSESSGSSKSRHSPRSSREKHREHSSHKAARHESSHSHGSHHHHHHHSSKSHRSSKSHSSSASVSVNQPIGHAQLAKIDRRLGEGQSSEPNAALINNGPHMDYEDTFNMLDSLLNAHNF; this is encoded by the exons ATGCACCGGTTTTACATGCTTAATTCCTTTACAAAATTCCATAGAAAT ATAATTTCTCCCACCACACTCTTTCTGGCCGCTAAAGTAGAGGAACAACCCCGGAAACTTGAACACGTAATTAAAGTAGCACATGCTTGCCTGAACCCTCAGGACCCACCACTGGACACCAAGAGCAAT GCATACCTCCAGCAGGCTCAAGAGCTGGTGCTGTTGGAGACCATCGTTCTGCAAACACTCG GGTTTGAGATAACAATAGATCATCCACACACAGATGTGGTGAGATGTTCCCAGCTAGTGCGAG CGAGCAAGGACTTGGCCCAGACCTCCTATTTCATGGCTACCAACAG TCTGCACCTGACTACCTTCTGCCTGCAGCACAAACCCACAGTGGTGGCGTGTGTCTGTATTCATCTGGCCTGCAAGTGGTCCAATTGGGAGATTCCAGTTTCTTCTGATGGGAAACACTGGTGGGAATATGTCGACCGGGCTGTGACTCTGCAGCTGCTTGACG ACCTGACCCATGAGTTTCTCCAGATCCTGGAAAAAACACCAAGCAGATTAAAAAGAATCCGAAACTGGCGG GCTAATCAAGCTGCCAAGAAACCAAAACTCGACAACCAATCATTAGACGGTTCCTTCCAGGCATCTCTAAGCCAGGACACCTCATTGATGGGAAGCATGTGTGACCTCAGAGGCGTTTATTCCGAACCATCCACCTCGTTCCCATTGGATGGGGCATCGATGTCGCTCAACGGTCTGTCGAACCTGCAGAGCTCTGCTTTCAGCTTTCCCGCACCAATTTCACAGAGTGCAGATGCATTTCTTGCGCTCCAGGGGGCGCCGGTGAGCAAACACGGACACGCCCCGGCAACTCTCGCCCCTCAGAAACTCACTCTAGAGAAATACCGCGAAAAACACGCGGCCGAGTTAGAGCAAAGACGCCGACACGAAGAGGACGAAACCGACCACCATCGAAAACACGGACATTTATCGTCCGAACCGTCTACGTCAATCAGGGTTAAGTATTCGCAACAGCAAGTACCGGAGCGATCGTTAAAGAGCGGGTCGCTCAAACGACGCCACCCTTCGTCGTCGGAGAACGGATCTGCTAGTCAAGAAGAGCTAAAAATGAAGATCAAGGTTTCGTCCGAAAGTAGCGGCAGCAGTAAGAGCCGCCACAGTCCGCGCTCGAGCCGCGAGAAACATCGCGAACATTCGTCGCACAAAGCCGCGAGACACGAGTCGTCGCACTCGCACGGTAGCCaccaccaccatcaccaccaTTCATCCAAATCTCACCGATCTTCCAAGAGCCACTCCTCCTCTGCCTCCGTATCTGTCAATCAACCGATAGGCCACGCCCAGTTGGCCAAGATTGACAGGAGGCTGGGGGAGGGGCAGAGTTCTGAGCCCAATGCTGCTTTAATAAATAACGGTCCACACATGGATTATGAAGACACTTTTAATATGCTTGATTCCCTATTAAATGCACACAACTTCTAA